A window of Hevea brasiliensis isolate MT/VB/25A 57/8 chromosome 14, ASM3005281v1, whole genome shotgun sequence contains these coding sequences:
- the LOC110633927 gene encoding probable inactive receptor kinase At5g58300, translated as MKLLSFFPQFALLLFTLSIVPQIIADLNSDTQALLDFAAAFPHVRKLNWNNTISVCSSWVGITCNSNGTRVIAVHLPGVGLYGPIPANTIGKLDALRILSLRSNYLNGNLPSDVPSIPSLQYLYLQHNNFSAAFPASLSLQLNVLDLSFNSFTGSIPLTLQNLRQLSVLYLQNNSFSGAIPNISLPKLKILNLSFNHFNGSIPYSLQKFPYHSFDGNSLLCGPPLNNCSTISPSPSPSPSYFASSPTKSYNHAATSKKKLVSYSIIAIAIGGSAVLFLIFLAIFVCCLKRKDNRSSVLKGKAESEKPKDFGSGVQEPEKNKLFFFEGCSYNFDLEDLLRASAEVLGKGSYGTAYKAVLEDGTTVVVKRLKEVAVGKKEFEQQMVIVGRSGQHPSVAPLRAYYYSKDEKLLVYNYMPTGSFSALLHSSLGAGRSPLDWDARMKICLGAARGIAHIHSEGGAKFVHGNIKASNVLLTSDLDGLISDAGLTPLMNFPATISRTIGYVAPEVMETRKVNQKSDVYSFGVVLLEMLTGKAPLQARGHNDVVDLPRWVQSVVREEWTAEVFDVELMKYQNIEEEMVQMLQIALACVAKLPDMRPTMDEIVRMMEGIRQPESRNQLSSETESNAQTP; from the exons ATGAAGCTACTATCCTTCTTTCCTCAATTTGCTCTTCTATTATTCACACTCTCCATTGTTCCTCAAATTAttgctgacctgaactctgacaCACAAGCACTTCTTGATTTTGCTGCTGCTTTCCCCCATGTCCGAAAACTCAACTGGAATAATACTATTTCAGTTTGCTCCTCTTGGGTTGGAATTACGTGTAATTCAAATGGAACCCGTGTGATCGCTGTCCATCTTCCAGGTGTTGGACTCTATGGTCCAATCCCAGCCAACACCATTGGAAAGCTTGATGCTCTTAGGATCCTCAGCCTACGATCCAACTACCTTAATGGAAATCTTCCTTCTGATGTTCCCTCCATTCCTTCCCTGCAATATCTATACCTCCAACATAACAATTTCTCTGCTGCCTTCCCAGCCTCGCTTTCTCTTCAACTAAATGTCCTAGATCTTTCTTTTAACTCCTTCACTGGTAGCATTCCTCTTACTCTTCAGAATCTGAGACAACTCTCTGTATTATACCTCCAAAACAATTCATTTTCTGGAGCCATACCCAATATTAGCCTCCCAAAATTGAAGATTTTGAATTTGAGTTTTAACCACTTTAATGGCTCAATTCCATACTCTCTCCAAAAGTTCCCTTATCATTCATTTGATGGAAACTCTCTATTATGTGGACCACCTCTCAACAATTGCTCCACAATCTCCCCTTCCCCTTCCCCTTCCCCATCTTACTTTGCTAGCTCACCAACAAAATCTTATAATCATGCTGCCACTTCAAAGAAGAAACTAGTATCATATTCTATAATTGCTATAGCTATCGGGGGATCGGCAGTCCTATTTCTCATATTTCTAGCCATCTTTGTGTGCTGTTTGAAAAGGAAAGACAACAGAAGCAGTGTGTTGAAAGGGAAAGCTGAGAGCGAAAAGCCCAAGGATTTTGGGAGTGGTGTGCAAGAGCCTGAAAAGAACAAATTGTTCTTCTTTGAAGGTTGTTCTTATAACTTTGATCTTGAGGATTTGTTGAGAGCTTCGGCTGAAGTTCTTGGTAAAGGGAGCTATGGAACAGCATATAAGGCAGTTTTGGAGGATGGGACAACAGTAGTGGTGAAAAGGTTGAAGGAAGTTGCGGTTGGAAAGAAGGAATTTGAGCAGCAGATGGTGATTGTAGGGAGGAGCGGACAGCACCCAAGTGTTGCACCACTCCGTGCTTATTACTATTCCAAGGATGAAAAgcttttagtttacaactacatGCCAACTGGAAGCTTCTCCGCGCTCTTGCATA GTAGCCTGGGAGCAGGAAGAAGTCCACTGGATTGGGATGCAAGAATGAAGATCTGCCTTGGAGCTGCTAGGGGCATAGCCCATATTCATTCTGAAGGTGGTGCCAAATTTGTTCATGGCAACATCAAGGCCTCCAATGTGCTTCTAACCTCTGATCTTGATGGTCTCATCTCTGATGCTGGCTTGACTCCTCTTATGAACTTCCCTGCAACTATTTCTCGAACCATTGGCTATGTAGCTCCTGAGGTTATGGAAACACGAAAAGTTAACCAGAAATCTGATGTTTATAGTTTTGGTGTTGTACTTCTTGAAATGCTGACAGGGAAAGCCCCGCTTCAAGCTCGAGGGCACAATGATGTGGTTGATCTGCCAAGATGGGTGCAGTCCGTGGTGAGGGAGGAATGGACTGCAGAGGTGTTTGATGTAGAGCTAATGAAGTACCAAAACATTGAAGAGGAGATGGTGCAGATGCTTCAGATTGCATTGGCATGTGTGGCAAAGCTGCCAGACATGCGTCCAACAATGGATGAAATAGTTAGAATGATGGAGGGAATTCGACAACCTGAGTCAAGGAACCAGCTGTCTTCCGAGACTGAATCTAATGCTCAGACCCCATGA